One genomic region from Oncorhynchus keta strain PuntledgeMale-10-30-2019 chromosome 33, Oket_V2, whole genome shotgun sequence encodes:
- the LOC118366372 gene encoding golgin subfamily B member 1 isoform X1, translating into MLSRLSQGFTNVLQELSGDEPPDGAPQDMLVPQFPPGDAPGAPEESGPGVEEEPLERLAHLEQLTVHLKEVVRDKDSQLATFEKQLKSERETAEARFTKLKLQAKTKMAALNKQIADLKGQEGAASSPDSSFTSSAPAVEEELQDLRKQLSKVSTSAKNLEERLQMSEQALCEKEAVHTEQVRVLQAVVCEKDVRFQEQIQKHEDELLRVTVQSQNDAELQQALRAAQRRCEEQEEAMRSRCQVLEMLQGELNNADQQKQILTAQFRQMEQELAEAGRQREEERQQWAGWSSQTQAELVALRANLEASERDSAAQLASLEASERDRAAQLASLEASERDRSTQMEDLTVKLELATREREEVTNREVARLEKELAALREEYGEGQRAGEALAELLTGLRSLAGEGAEEDIPVPTDPALCLGTLEAQLERLRVEQRESEEHCAQVTHTMETLQEQLDKRTAEGEEAVARIQQLEQQIGMAARESLVQCVTDPAVEDVTDAEKAQILALEQQLLEKDHELAALQESLVLAEERGSNDAFKVISDQILDQREDTAMAPCDSPTVLPDLLEDTREEDTTLVAEDRSSLSVSADNESSPELIESQSDSPGESKGASSDEMVTSSDSEVAHSSWTLLEAVNQDEGQQSPPILQGFGQLQMQSWEENSSEQETSTVQVESSSVIIRETVQVHLRQQGATLSDSAPGQVFAQALADEMQNRYSELMAELQRLREAASESQERTQGLEEEIRSLVAAKDEAESQAQRYEEELQSARSEMDTVAQHSGSELERQSMEMHLLEEQLDSLQTEGSSKEQKIQALQADLDEAQRALSEQEGQARMLSTQLEEGEITSSGLEQKLQDMEASLLEFSQARDMAKAVLSERDTEINELQLRITQKEQEMMELSNGLSAKLLLTGEEMFLMSTEVKKLKEQIIELEKAGENEKATGESHVEDGDELTSLRKDKEDLTTQVATFKKRLQAALVQRKELMKKVALFEKEADQRKGQVGKATEEAPASVPALEKYRKQEDMAIETTLEEFRQDLRSKEEVMEVLEQKISQQDQVLEETLEMTRRLSEGAQQTPEADTSSEITGLQSQVASPESDCETLLKKLQEAQDSRKEAIRMAKEKDRHHREQLKQQKEEYNGLLERLEEQVGERDGLLTRLRELEELQAQKEVSTEKEVHAELETNAAVEKIEKPAAGDWVQEDWVEFSAPENEAQQQQGDKPITSAEEPSQLLSADIEASLQALKEEVQAEKASCTELESQLQESQASLSLRESELLVLGKELRALREKESQIEHVYEELEALREKCLQAQTYAEAVKAELEAAAKGAASDSTESTIAVLQTEVEDFKQFLSNKNDEIVELSQQLGEQSSLLQSMQETVYEKDQSIASLQEGLRAEKEKSQRLEAEIPQKQEEEKGSEAKILQLQQKLKAALISRKEALKENRSQKEELASTEKVITELHQKMDAREVELEKLRAERERLIEEVDRTLVENHSLGGSCESLKLAMEGMLTEKDFYKREAESAKEEAARACREWEEKVHGMKDEYETLLKSYENVSDESERVRRVLEAARQERKELVARARTHEAAKQEAERQKEEAQKEVDTVKDKMRKFARTKQQKIMDLEEENERLREMDEKKGIRREDKALKGELERLKEEFETLKADLNATTTQRDSLEQQGVELREQLAQELEKGDRLAPDKTPSSDDVVKETIVAQQSSTVMTKTTQEPVKSQPQDIEPHSQAIESEVAAPETPSVEEMVKTEITENTQALIDEKLSKMEEALQSERELRQQREAELTAELASLEQRLQESKEKEQTQREEPVKTDMSESEQTVIEGKRREMEAALHSEREPWQESEAELKAGLASLEQLLQESKVKEQSLMEESSKREAQLQELHSSLEVEKDDLEERLMNQLAQLNGSIAGYQQDAADSRERLAELQWEVERLERERAELEALAESERDRAARLEEDKRQAQRERAEAEAESGKQRELEQQLKSAQRVKEGSQSRAKQLEELLREKQLEVRQMQKDCIQYQERISEMARESKALQLGSNEVHKELGQAYLERTKVTDALKKTEAELSSCKAQLVETQTEASQAQAERRACEQTALQREAELKAEAEQSLDSVRFRLGAELKQIELRLEESYREREREEDATREAKELADTAERQAQQMQARLDESLARLAAFSRCMSSLQDDRDRVLDETRQWESRFNSTLQGKEAEVREGETRSRDLAEKLQKETAQREELQLTVDRLQKADEQWQLKWEQEEKNLRENQAALEQERGELQKSLAQTVTSLADARAQLASLESEAEGLRHRTQALEEAVGKLQGETNEVRSQLKEREAEGRRLGLSVEQLETDLHSSKTLTESLQTELSEKERREVELLGEKEQAVTQAAEEARREADARAQEAEKELEQRREEVRGLEDRLRKAEEESSHSKARLDAFTKAMGSLQDDRDRVLGMYKQLEEKHLQVMMEKDALIQEAAAENNNLKEELRSLLVQRDDLHAEKAKLSAKLHGYRDDLTQVLTMKESQHKQLLSGQLERIATLEKERAELEAKIKSLEGGEAFVQAVERETLSQAGDSGNRQLRDAPGAEVEKLREQLQAARAQVESLEESLSKEREVQEARQKELKELRWEGGVTRTESETAAERVAELARDLLSMEQRLLEEREVASQLRAQNQAFGQAMASLQGSRDQALSQAQELSLRLEEMSRAGGQQTPTTGHGGSTAEVWGLKNALSALQNDRERLLEQLQQQHSELTRLGGGELSKLSQELEEERRRAEEMMDRMRELDNLRQRENQELEILRLEQVDWQAQAELLKQQTLATLSDRDQQVRQLGAMLEEARATRPKPPEEHHQRQSAEPVAVPPSPQLSHVFEENRHLSSQFQGSSQRLDEAESRCTALQRQLKELHEDKRKGTGEVDSAPGAPQQHSGPSESESLRVDFKELQRRLDEEQQYRVAVEEQLMAAQDRLKLINQGEWQSAHEGQFSTSETSVLIDPPGGSVTRIRGSNRPGLMRMLRVSFCSRQRTPLLVSLYLLTVHVLLLLCLGGYV; encoded by the exons ATGCTCAGCCGGCTGTCCCAGGGCTTTACCAACGTCCTGCAGGAGCTGTCTGGGGACGAGCCCCCCGATGGAGCCCCTCAG GATATGTTGGTCCCCCAATTCCCCCCTGGAGATGCCCCCGGGGCCCCTGAGGAGTCTGGGCCTGGGGTGGAGGAGGAGCCCCTGGAAAGGCTGGCCCATCTAGAGCAGCTGACAGTGCATCTCAAGGAGGTGGTCAGAGATAAGGACAGCCAGCTGGCCACCTTTGAAAAGCAGCTCAAG AGCGAAAGGGAGACAGCGGAGGCACGCTTCACTAAACTGAAGCTGCAGGCCAAAACCAAGATGGCTGCTCTGAACAAACAAATTGCTGACCTCAAAGGGCAGGAGGGAGCAGCA AGCTCTCCAGACAGCTCCTTCACCAGCTCAGCTCCTGCTGTGGAGGAGGAACTCCAGGATCTGAGGAAGCAGCTCAGTAAGGTCTCGACCTCGGCGAAGAACCTCGAGGAGCGTCTCCAGATGTCTGAACAGGCCCTGTGTGAAAAGGAAGCCGTACACACGGAGCAG GTTCGTGTGCTTCAGGCAGTTGTCTGTGAAAAGGACGTGCGTTTCCAGGAGCAGATCCAGAAGCACGAGGACGAGCTGCTGAGGGTCACAGTGCAGAGCCAGAACGACGCTGAGCTGCAGCAG GCTCTGCGTGCAGCCCAGCGGCGTtgtgaggagcaggaggaagccATGCGGTCACGCTGCCAGGTGCTGGAGATGCTGCAGGGGGAGCTGAACAATGCAGACCAGCAGAAACAG atcctcacgGCTCAGTTCCGCCAGATGGAGCAGGAGCTGGCTGAGGCtggcaggcagagggaggaggagagacagcagTGGGCTGGGTGGTCCAGCCAGACCCAGGCAGAGCTGGTGGCCCTCCGAGCCAACCTGGAGGCCTCCGAGCGGGACAGCGCAGCCCAGCTAGCCAGTCTGGAGGCCTCAGAGCGGGACAGAGCAGCCCAGCTAGCCAGTCTGGAGGCTTCAGAGAGAGACCGATCAACCCAGATGGAGGACCTGACAGTGAAACTGGAGTTGGCCACTAGAGAGCGGGAGGAAGTGACCAACAGAGAAGTAGCCAGGTTGGAAAAGGAGCTTGCTGCCTTAAGAGAGGAGTATGGAGAGGGGCAAAGGGCAGGAGAGGCCCTGGCTGAGTTGTTGACAGGCCTGCGCTCTCTGGCTGGAGAGGGGGCCGAGGAGGACATCCCTGTTCCCACCGACCCGGCCCTGTGCCTGGGTACACTGGAGGCCCAGTTGGAGAGGCTGAGGGTGGagcagagggagagcgaggaacACTGCGCCCAGGTCACCCACACCATGGAGACATTGCAAG AACAACTGGATAAGCGCACCGCAGAAGGCGAAGAGGCAGTTGCTAGGATACAACAGCTGGAGCAGCAAATTGGAATG GCTGCTCGTGAGTCATTGGTCCAGTGTGTGACTGACCCAGCTGTGGAAGACGTGACTGATGCTGAAAAGG CCCAAATATTGGCTCTGGAGCAGCAGCTATTGGAGAAAGACCATGAGTTGGCTGCCCTGCAAGAGAGTCTTGTGCTGGCTGAAGAGCGGGGCTCAAATGATGCATTCAAGGTAATCTCTGATCAGATTCTAGACCAGCGTGAGGACACTGCAATGGCCCCCTGCGACAGTCCTACAGTGCTGCCAGACCTCCTAGAAGACACGCGAGAGGAGGACACCACCCTGGTGGCAGAGGATAGGTCAAGCCTGTCAGTCTCCGCTGATAACGAGAGCAGTCCAGAGCTCATTGAATCCCAGTCTGACTCTCCCGGAGAATCTAAGGGGGCCTCCTCTGATGAGATGGTCACGAGCAGTGACTCCGAGGTGGCCCACAGCAGCTGGACCCTCCTAGAGGCTGTGAACCAAGATGAAGGTCAGCAGTCGCCTCCCATACTGCAGGGCTTTGGCCAGCTCCAGATGCAATCCTGGGAAGAGAACAGCTCTGAGCAGGAAACATCCACAGTCCAGGTGGAGTCCTCATCAGTCATCATCCGTGAGACTGTGCAGGTGCACCTCAGACAGCAGGGGGCGACCCTCTCTGACTCTGCCCCTGGACAGGTGTTTGCCCAGGCACTGGCAGATGAGATGCAGAACAGGTACAGTGAGCTCATGGCTGAGCTCCAGAGATTGAGAGAGGCTGCCTCAGAGTCACAGGAGAGAACCCAAGGCCTTGAGGAAGAGATTCGGTCCCTGGTAGCTGCCAAGGATGAGGCAGAGTCCCAGGCCCAGAGATATGAGGAAGAGCTCCAGTCAGCCAGGTCAGAGATGGACACGGTGGCCCAGCACAGTGGCTCTGAGTTGGAGAGGCAGAGCATGGAGATGCATCTCCTGGAGGAGCAGCTGGACAGCCTGCAGACAGAAGGCAGCTCCAAAGAGCAGAAGATCCAGGCCCTGCAGGCAGACCTGGACGAGGCTCAGCGCGCTCTCTCTGAGCAGGAGGGCCAGGCCAGGATGCTGAGCACCCAGCTGGAAGAAGGGGAGATCACTTCCTCTGGGCTGGAGCAGAAGCTCCAAGACATGGAGGCCAGCCTGCTGGAGTTCTCTCAGGCTAGGGACATGGCCAAGGCTGTACTGTCTGAGAGGGACACTGAGATTAACGAGCTGCAACTGCGTATTACCCAGAAAGAGCAGGAGATGATGGAGCTGAGCAACGGCTTGTCTGCCAAACTGCTCCTGACTGGTGAGGAGATGTTCCTGATGAGCACTGAGGTCAAGAAACTGAAGGAGCAGATAATTGAGCTTGAGAAAGCTGGAGAAAATGAGAAAGCGAcaggggagagtcatgtagaggaTGGTGATGAGCTCACTAGTTTGCGAAAGGACAAAGAGGATCTGACAACCCAAGTGGCCACCTTTAAAAAGAGGTTGCAGGCAGCCCTGGTGCAGCGCAAAGAGCTGATGAAAAAAGTTGCGTTGTTTGAGAAAGAGGCAGATCAAAGGAAAGGACAAGTAGGGAAAGCAACGGAGGAAGCCCCTGCAAGTGTACCAGCTTTAGAAAAATACAGAAAACAAGAGGATATGGCAATTGAAACTACTCTCGAAGAGTTCAGACAAGACTTGAGGTCCAAAGAAGAGGTCATGGAGGTTTTGGAACAGAAAATCAGCCAGCAGGATCAGGTTCTGGAAGAGACACTTGAAATGACCAGAAGGCTGAGTGAGGGAGCTCAGCAGACTCCAGAGGCTGACACCTCATCTGAAATCACTGGGTTGCAGTCCCAGGTGGCCTCACCGGAGTCAGATTGCGAAACACTGCTAAAGAAACTCCAAGAGGCTCAGGACTCTCGCAAAGAAGCCATCCGCATGGCCAAAGAAAAGGACAGGCACCACCGCGAACAGCTTAAACAACAAAAGGAAGAGTACAACGGGCTGTTGGAGCGTTTGGAGGAGCAGGTTGGTGAACGAGATGGGCTGTTGACTAGACTGAGAGAGCTCGAGGAACTGCAGGCACAGAAAGAGGTGAGCACAGAGAAGGAAGTACATGCCGAGCTGGAGACCAACGCTGCAGTGGAGAAGATTGAGAAGCCAGCTGCAGGAGATTGGGTCCAGGAAGACTGGGTGGAATTTTCAGCTCCTGAGAATGaagcacaacaacaacaaggtgATAAACCCATTACCAGTGCCGAGGAACCCTCTCAGCTACTTTCAGCTGACATTGAGGCCTCATTACAAGCTCTGAAAGAAGAGGTCCAGGCTGAGAAGGCATCTTGTACAGAGTTGGAGAGCCAACTGCAGGAGAGCCAGGCTAGCCTGTCACTCAGGGAAAGTGAGCTTCTAGTGCTGGGCAAAGAGCTGCGGgccctgagagagaaagagagccagattGAACATGTCTATGAGGAGTTGGAGGCTCTGAGGGAGAAGTGTCTTCAGGCTCAGACCTATGCAGAAGCTGTGAAAGCAGAGTTGGAGGCTGCGGCCAAGGGAGCCGCCTCAGACTCCACTGAGTCCACCATTGCCGTCCTGCAGACAGAGGTGGAGGACTTCAAGCAGTTCCTGAGCAACAAGAATGATGAGATCGTGGAGCTTAGCCAGCAGCTGGGTGAGCAAAGCTCTCTCCTCCAGTCTATGCAAGAGACAGTGTATGAGAAGGACCAGTCGATCGCCTCCCTGCAGGAAGGCCTGAGAGCAGAGAAGGAAAAGAGCCAGAGACTGGAGGCCGAGATCCCCCAGAagcaagaggaagagaagggCAGCGAGGCCAAGATCCTGCAGCTTCAGCAGAAGCTCAAAGCTGCCCTTATCTCCCGCAAAGAGGCCCTCAAAGAGAACAGAAGCCAGAAAGAAGAGTTGGCCTCCACTGAGAAAGTCATCACTGAACTGCATCAGAAGATGGATGCTAGAGAAGTCGAGCTGGAGAAGctgagagcagaaagagagaggctgatAGAGGAGGTCGATCGGACCTTGGTGGAGAACCATAGCCTTGGGGGATCCTGCGAGAGCCTCAAGCTGGCCATGGAGGGTATGCTGACAGAGAAAGACTTCTATAAAAGAGAGGCAGAGTCTGCCAAGGAGGAGGCTGCCCGGGCATGCAGAGAATGGGAGGAGAAGGTGCATGGGATGAAGGATGAGTATGAGACTCTGCTAAAGTCCTATGAGAACGTGAGTGATGAGTCAGAGCGTGTGAGACGTGTGCTGGAAGCTGCTAGGCAGGAGAGGAAGGAGCTTGTTGCTAGAGCCAGGACCCACGAGGCAGCCAAGCAGGAGGCTGAACGGCAGAAAGAAGAGGCCCAGAAAGAGGTGGACACTGTCAAAGACAAGATGAGGAAGTTTGCCAGGACCAAGCAGCAGAAAATCATGGATTTagaggaggagaatgagagacTCCGAGAGATGGATGAAAAGAAAGGAATAAGAAGAGAGGACAAGGCACTCAAAGGAGAACTTGAAAGACTCAAAGAAGAGTTTGAGACTCTGAAAGCTGATTTGAATGCCACTACGACACAGAGGGACTCCTTAGAACAGCAGGGTGTTGAGTTAAGGGAGCAACTAGCCCAAGAGCTAGAGAAAGGGGACAGATTAGCCCCAGATAAAACCCCCAGCTCTGATGATGTAGTGAAGGAGACTATTGTTGCCCAGCAGTCTAGTACAGTCATGACTAAAACTACCCAAGAGCCAGTTAAGAGCCAGCCTCAGGATATAGAGCCACATAGTCAGGCCATAGAGTCTGAGGTAGCTGCACCTGAAACTCCCTCTGTTGAGGAGATGGTGAAGACcgaaataactgaaaatacacaGGCCCTAATTGATGAGAAATTGAGCAAAATGGAGGAAGCCCTacagtcagagagggaactgaggCAACAGCGCGAGGCTGAACTCACTGCCGAGCTGGCCTCTTTGGAACAGCGCCTTCAGGAGAGTAAAGAAAAGGaacagacccagagagaggaGCCAGTGAAGACGGACATGTCTGAAAGTGAACAGACCGTAATTGAGGGAAAACGGAGGGAAATGGAGGCAGCCCTACATTCAGAGAGGGAACCGTGGCAAGAGAGTGAGGCTGAACTCAAGGCTGGACTAGCCTCTCTGGAGCAGCTCCTTCAGGAGAGTAAAGTTAAGGAACAGAGCCTGATGGAGGAGAGCTCTAAAAGGGAAGCCCAACTCCAGGAGCTCCACAGCAGCCTGGAGGTAGAAAAGGACGACCTAGAGGAGCGTCTGATGAACCAGCTGGCCCAGCTGAATGGCAGCATCGCCGGCTACCAGCAGGACGCGGCAGACAGCCGGGAGCGCCTTGCGGAGCTGCAGTGGGAggtggagagactggagagggagCGGGCTGAACTGGAAGCCCTGGccgagagcgagagggaccgggcagccAGGCTGGAGGAGGACAAGAggcaggcccagagagagagggctgaggcagaggcagagtCAGGGAAACAGAGGGAGCTGGAGCAGCAGCTGAAGTCCGCCCAGAGGGTGAAAGAGGGCAGCCAGAGTCGGGCAAAGCAGCTGGAGGAGCTGCTGAGAGAGAAGCAGCTGGAGGTGCGCCAGATGCAGAAGGACTGCATCCAGTACCAGGAAAGGATCAGCGAGATGGCCAGGGAGAGCAAGGCTTTGCAACTGGGCAGCAATGAGGTCCACAAAGAGCTTGGGCAAGCCTATCTGGAGAGGACCAAAGTCACAGACGCTTTGAAGAAGACTGAGGCTGAGCTATCTAGCTGCAAAGCCCAGCTGGTTGAGACCCAGACAGAGGCCAGCCAGGCCCAAGCTGAGAGGAGAGCCTGTGAGCAGACCGCTCTACAGAGAGAGGCTGAGTTGAAAGCAGAAGCAGAGCAGAGCCTGGACTCTGTGAGGTTCAGGCTGGGAGCTGAGCTGAAGCAGATTGAGCTGAGGTTGGAGGAGTCTTaccgggagagggagagagaggaggatgccACCCGGGAGGCAAAAGAGCTCGCTGACACCGCTGAGAGACAGGCCCAGCAGATGCAGGCCCGCCTCGATGAGTCTCTGGCCCGACTGGCTGCCTTCTCGCGCTGTATGTCCTCCCTGCAGGACGACAGGGACCGCGTGCTGGATGAGACCCGGCAGTGGGAGAGTCGCTTCAACAGCACCCTCCAGGGGAAGGAGGCAGAGGTGCGGGAGGGAGAGACCCGATCCAGAGATCTGGCTGAAAAGCTGCAGAAAGAGACCGCACAGAGAGAAGAGCTACAGCTTACAGTGGACAG ACTGCAGAAAGCAGACGAGCAGTGGCAGCTGAAATGGGAGCAGGAAGAGAAGAATCTCCGTGAGAACCAAGCTGCCCTGGAGCAGGAGAGGGGAGAGCTTCAGAAGTCCCTAGCCCAGACCGTGACCTCCCTGGCTGACGCTCGCGCCCAGCTGGCCTCCCTCGAGAGCGAGGCGGAGGGCCTCCGCCACAGAACCCAGGCCCTGGAAGAGGCAGTTGGGAAGCTGCAGGGAGAGACCAATGAGGTCAGGTCCCAGCTGaaggagagggaagcagaggggAGGAGGCTGGGCCTGAGCGTGGAACAACTGGAGACAGACCTGCACTCCTCCAAGACCCTGACAGAGAGCCTGCAGACAGAGctgagtgagaaggagaggagagaggtagagctgctgggggagaAGGAGCAAGCCGTGACACAG GCTGCAGAGGAGGCCAGGAGGGAGGCTGACGCCAGGGCCCAGGAGGCtgagaaggagctggagcagaggagagaggaggtgcgGGGTCTGGAGGACCGGCTGCggaaggcagaggaggagagcagcCACAGCAAAGCCAGGCTGGATGCCTTCACCAAGGCCATGGGCTCTTTACAGGACGACAGAGACAGAGTACTTGGCATGTACAAACAGCTGGAGGAGAAACATCTGcag GTGATGATGGAAAAGGACGCTCTGATCCAGGAGGCTGCTGCGGAGAATAACAATCTGAAGGAGGAGCTGCGCTCCCTATTGGTCCAGAGGGACGACCTCCACGCAGAGAAGGCCAAGCTATCTGCCAAGCTTCACGGCTACAGGGACGACCTTACCCAGGTCCTCACCATGAAGGAGTCCCAGCACAAGCAGCTCTTGTCCGGCCAGCTGGAGCGCATCGCTAccctggagaaggagagagctgAGCTAGAGGCTAAGATCAAgagcctggagggaggggaggcttTTGTTCAGGCGGTGGAGAGGGAGACACTCAGCCAGGCTGGTGATAGTGGAAACAGGCAGCTGAGAGACGCTCCCGGGGCGGAGGTAGAGAAGCTGAGGGAGCAGCTGCAGGCTGCCAGGGCCCAGGTGGAGAGCCTGGAGGAGAGCCTTTCCAAGGAAAGAGAGGTGCAGGAGGCTCGGCAGAAGGAGCTGAAAGAACTGCgttgggagggaggggtgacGCGCACGGAATCGGAGACAGCGGCCGAGAGGGTGGCTGAGCTGGCCCGAGACCTGCTGAGCATGGAGCagagactgctggaggagagggaggtggccAGCCAGCTCCGGGCCCAGAACCAGGCGTTCGGCCAGGCCATGGCGTCACTGCAGGGCAGCAGGGACCAGGCACTCAGCCAGGCCCAGGAGCTCAGCCTCAGACTGGAGGAGATGAGCAGGGCAGGGGGCCAGCAGACACCCACCACAGGCCATGGAGGATCCACTGCAGAGGTGTGGGGACTGAAGAACGCTCTGTCAGCTCTGCAGAACGACAGGGAGAGACTG TTGGAACAGCTCCAGCAGCAGCACTCAGAGCTCACTCGactgggaggaggagagctgtCTAAACTCAGCCAGgagctagaggaggagaggaggagggctgaggagatGATGGACAGGATGAGGGAGCTAGACAACCTGAGGCAGAGGGAGAACCAGGAATTAGAAATTCTCAG gctgGAGCAGGTTGACTGGCAGGCTCAGGCAGAGCTCCTGAAGCAGCAGACCCTGGCCACCCTCTCAGACCGTGACCAGCAGGTGCGCCAGCTCGGTGCCATGTTGGAGGAGGCCCGCGCCACCAGGCCCAAACCACCGGAGGAACACCACCAGAGACAG tctgcTGAGCCCGttgctgtccctccctctcctcagctcTCACATGTGTTTGAGGAGAACCGCCATCTCTCCTCCCAGTTCCAAGGCAGTTCCCAGAGGCTAGACGAGGCCGAGAGCCGCTGCACTGCCCTCCAGAGGCAGCTCAAGGAACTGCACGAAGACAAGCGCAAG gGGACAGGGGAAGTGGACAGTGCCCCCGGAGCTCCTCAGCAGCACAGTGGCCCTTCAGAGAGCGAGAGCCTCAGGGTGGATTTTAAAGAGCTCCAGCGCAG ACTGGATGAGGAGCAGCAGTATAGGGTGGCTGTGGAGGAGCAGCTAATGGCCGCCCAGGACCGCCTCAAACT GATCAACCAGGGTGAATGGCAGTCGGCCCATGAAGGGCAGTTCTCTACTTCTGAGACATCTGTCCTCATTGATCCACCAGGAGGCTCTGTCACCCGA aTTCGGGGGAGCAACAGGCCAGGCCTGATGAGAATGCTGCGCGTGTCCTTCTGCTCTCGCCAGCGCACACCCCTGCTGGTGTCCCTCTACCTGCTCACCGTGCACGTGCTGCTACTGCTCTGCCTGGGGGGTTATGTTTAG